A genome region from Leptodactylus fuscus isolate aLepFus1 chromosome 6, aLepFus1.hap2, whole genome shotgun sequence includes the following:
- the WNT3 gene encoding proto-oncogene Wnt-3, with the protein MLLTFPPRSPDFPITSIIPPMDMLHTLHLLWLFSAAPVLAGYPIWWSLALGQQYSSLGSQPILCGSIPGLVPKQMRFCRNYIEIMPSVAEGVKLGIQECQHQFRGRRWNCTTIRDSLAIFGPVLDKATRESAFVHAIASAGVAFAVTRSCAEGSSTICGCDSHHKGSSGEGWKWGGCSEDADFGVLMSREFADARESRPDARSAMNRHNNEAGRATILDHMHLKCKCHGLSGSCEVKTCWWSQPDFRAIGDHLKDKYDSASEMSVEKHRESRGWVETLRAKYSLFKPPTERDLVYYETSPNFCEPNPETGSFGTRGRSCNVTSHGIDGCDLLCCGRGHNTRTEKRKEKCHCIFHWCCYVSCQECVRIYDVHTCK; encoded by the exons ATGCTCCTCACTTTCCCACCAAGGTCTCCTGACTTCCCCATCACCTCCATCATTCCCCCCATGGACATGCTCCATACTTTGCACCTTCTCTGGCTCTTCTCGGCTGCCCCTGTCCTGGCAGGTTACCCCATCTGGTG GTCTCTAGCCTTGGGGCAGCAGTACAGCTCTCTTGGATCACAGCCCATTCTCTGTGGATCTATACCAGGTTTGGTGCCTAAGCAAATGCGATTCTGTCGAAATTACATTGAAATCATGCCTAGCGTGGCTGAAGGAGTGAAACTGGGGATCCAAGAATGCCAACATCAATtcaggggcaggagatggaactGTACTACTATTCGTGACAGTCTCGCCATCTTTGGACCAGTGCTGGATAAAG CCACTCGGGAGTCGGCCTTTGTTCATGCCATCGCTTCAGCCGGTGTGGCCTTTGCGGTGACCCGCTCCTGTGCGGAAGGCAGCTCCACCATCTGTGGTTGTGATTCCCACCATAAAGGCTCCTCAGGAGAAGGCTGGAAGTGGGGAGGCTGCAGCGAAGATGCCGACTTTGGGGTCCTGATGTCTCGGGAGTTTGCAGACGCTAGAGAGAGTCGGCCAGATGCCAGATCCGCCATGAATAGGCATAACAACGAGGCAGGACGAGCG ACCATCTTGGATCACATGCACCTCAAATGTAAATGTCATGGTCTTTCTGGGAGCTGTGAGGTGAAGACTTGCTGGTGGTCCCAGCCAGATTTCCGAGCTATTGGCGACCATCTAAAAGATAAATATGACAGTGCCTCTGAGATGTCAGTGGAGAAACATAGAGAGTCTCGTGGATGGGTGGAGACCCTTAGGGCCAAATATTCTTTATTTAAACCCCCCACTGAGAGGGACTTGGTCTACTACGAAACGTCTCCTAATTTCTGTGAACCCAACCCAGAGACTGGCTCTTTTGGAACCAGAGGACGTTCCTGCAACGTGACTTCCCATGGGATAGATGGCTGTGACCTGTTGTGTTGTGGAAGGGGCCACAACACCCGGACAGAAAAGCGCAAGGAGAAATGCCACTGCATTTTCCACTGGTGCTGCTATGTGAGCTGCCAGGAGTGTGTAAGGATCTATGATGTCCACACCTGCAAGTGA